A genomic segment from Bufo bufo chromosome 8, aBufBuf1.1, whole genome shotgun sequence encodes:
- the LOC121009237 gene encoding LOW QUALITY PROTEIN: mid1-interacting protein 1-B-like (The sequence of the model RefSeq protein was modified relative to this genomic sequence to represent the inferred CDS: deleted 2 bases in 2 codons) has translation MEVSEYSPHRHSLLDAIHRFNTATTIMDETIMVPGMLQDITPAKEEQEEPIKPKDLLGQNNNLYDSYLLLKSLRNDMKWGVHHENGKTDDRCPDKEAPEEETGDLVDQFQHHLRGLLSVLTKLTKKANLLTNCYKKEVETGNSHARPFSSNHYY, from the exons ATGGAAGTGTCAGAGTACAGTCCGCACCGCCATTCCCTCCTAGATGCCATCCACCGTTTCAACACTGCCACTACCATCATGGATGAGACAATCATGGTT CCAGGTATGCTACAGGACATTACC CCAGCCAAAGAAGAACAGGAAGAGCCCATCAAACCTAAGGATCTCCTTGGCCAGAACAATAATCTCTATGATTCCTATCTCCTTCTGAAGTCTCTGAGAAACGACATGAAATGGGGAGTGCATCatgaaaatggaaaaacggaCGATCGCTGCCCTGACAAGGAAGCTCCCGAGGAAGAGACTGGTGATCTAGTGGACCAATTTCAGCATCATTTAAGAGGGCTCTTGTCTGTCCTAACAAAGCTGACCAAAAAAGCCAATCTGCTAACCAACTGTTACAAGAAGGAGGTTGAGACTGGGAATTCACATGCCCGACCATTTTCTAGCAACCATTATTACTGA